The window TAATCTGTCTAACAACTCAGCAGGGAAGGAATTACCGGCAGGATGCCCGAATTCTATGGTTGCGATATTATTTTCTATAGAGGTGTACAAACTTCCGCTGCTTCTGTCTGTTGCCATAATTGTTAATTTAGAGTGTGGTACTAAGTTACGGCTTTTAAATATTTTCTTCGGAACTTAATGACTAAAGTTATACACCTGATCAGCATCCAGACTACAAAGGCAATCCAGATACCATAAAGCTTTAATCCAATGTGGTCTGTGATTAATAAGGCAGGCCAGAACCCAAGAAATGTAGCTGCCAGTAATACGTTTCTAAGATACGCTGCTTCTCCCATTCCTTTAAACATGCCGTCAAACATAAAGGCAATGGCATTGATCGGTTGCATTAGTAATACGATCCAGAATACAGATGAAAATAACGTGAGCACGGCAGTTTCTTTGTTGAATATCAATCCGATATCACTATAGAAGATTCCGCAAATAATCATCAGCATAATGGCAATAATGGTTGAGTACAAGCTAATGTCTCTACTAAGGTTCCATAGTTTTTTGTATTCTTTTGCGCCGAGAAGTTTCCCCGAGATGGCATTCCCTGCATTGGCATAACCATCAATAAAGAAGGAGAAGAATAGCCAGATATTCATTAAGATGCTTTGGGCGGCTATGTAGTTCTTTCCGTAGTCTGTTGCATAAGCATTAGCCAGGTAAATGGCGAAATTCAGAGCTGCGGTTCGTACAAATAGATTGGCACTCATTATGAGAAGTCCCTTCATTTGAGGGTTTATGCGCTTTTTGATCTTTAGACCAAATGGAGTTTTGGTAAAAAAGAAATATAGTGCCATAAGCAACATAACCAATTGCGATATTATACTGGCGATAGCAGCGCCTTTCAGGTGGAGAGGAGGAATTATTCCATCAATCCCATAAACAAGAATATAGTCTAAAAC of the Zhouia spongiae genome contains:
- a CDS encoding MATE family efflux transporter, which encodes MKHKISFKEINKLAIPAIIAGIAEPLISLTDIAIIGNVDENPVEALAAAGIVGSFLSAIIWVVAQTKTAISSIVSQHLGANRLHAVKTLVPQAILFNFLFSIVIYASTAWFATGIFKMYNADGLILDYAATYYQLRALGYPLTLVTFAVFGVFRGLQNTLWAMKCSLTGALLNVVLDYILVYGIDGIIPPLHLKGAAIASIISQLVMLLMALYFFFTKTPFGLKIKKRINPQMKGLLIMSANLFVRTAALNFAIYLANAYATDYGKNYIAAQSILMNIWLFFSFFIDGYANAGNAISGKLLGAKEYKKLWNLSRDISLYSTIIAIMLMIICGIFYSDIGLIFNKETAVLTLFSSVFWIVLLMQPINAIAFMFDGMFKGMGEAAYLRNVLLAATFLGFWPALLITDHIGLKLYGIWIAFVVWMLIRCITLVIKFRRKYLKAVT